The sequence ATGTATTTATTTTCCTGCCACGGCTTTAGTTCTTTTCTTTCATAAATGATTAAACCCTCTAAAGGATCAATTGGTAATTTAAGTCCTTCACATATTGTCCAAAATTCTGTACTAGAACATCTTTTAATTGGTTCAGCAGCAACTAATTCAATTAGGCCTGTTTTTTCACTTATTATTTGAACCCTTTGTTTTGCATTGAGAGAAGCTAAATACTCTTGATCTGACCATTCATTAAATAATGTAATTACTTTATCAGCCCACCATCTTGTCCATCCATTTCCAAATAACCCTGTAAATTTCGAAGAAATGAGGAAATCGTCTCTTAATTTATTCCAATCCTTTGAATTGGCTATATCAATTCCTAATCTTGCGGCCAAAACTCTTTCTTTTATTAATGCTCCAGGATGATGGTAAAGATCATTAATTATGAATTTCGCATAATCGTTGGGAGTAAACTCCTCTTCACCTTCAATCTCAAACCTACTATAAATCCTAGCATCAATCTCATCAAGATTCTCTCTATCTAAAACGCTATTAATATTCCTTTTTTCAGCGCCTAACCAAGTATACCCATCACTCAAGGAAAATAGTTTTTGTGAGAATTTCGTATAATCAGGTTCTGCTGATTTTTCAAATTTATAATCAAATAAATCATGACTTGATTTGTCCACATTGTAGGTTTCCCTAATATTCGGTTCTGTCGAACACAAAATAATCGGGTATGAATTTAATTCGTTTCTCGATGATAAAGTTCTAATATCCTGAGCTAGCGTTGCAGCTGAAAATTCAACTCTATTAGGGCCTTCTCCATCTAATCTTAAATCAAGTATTAAACCGTCAATTTTTGAATTAAGTAAAACTTTTTTTAGTGATTCAAAATCTTTGGTTTCATCCAATGGATGTAACACAACTTCTATTTGTCCTTGATCATTAAATCCTGCTACAATTGCCTCAACGGATTCATCATTTTCATCATCTATATATAAAAACTTGGGCTTACTCATTATCTTCTACTTCTTGATTTTTGGGGATCTCAATCCTCATTGTTGTTGAAAAGCCTTTTTTGGGTGATGACACAAACACCTCTCCTCCATAACTTTCTATTATATCTCTGATAATTTTCAATCCTAATCCTGTTCCTACCAATGTTTCGGAATCAGAAGAACCATGATCAGAGACTGAAGAGATCGTATTAAAAGCACTAAATATTTCTTCTTCTTTTCCTTTTACTATTCCATCACCATTATCATAAAATTCCACAATAATATTTCCCTTTTCCTCGGCGCATCTAATTCCGATTACTCCACTTACTCCTTTTCTTCTAATGGCTTTCTTTGAATTTGTATAAAAGTTAAATAGAATAGAAGCCCACTCTGACGGGTGCATTGGTGTAGTATACAAATCAAACCCTTCATAAATTGGCTTTTCAAGAACGATACCCGATCTGACAAGTTCATTACCTATTACATCTAGAAAATCATTCACGGCATCCTTTATTTCGATAGGTTCTAATTCTCTTAAAACATTCCGTGAAATTGCCTTATCAAAATATGAAGTATATGTCGTAAACGACTTTAAGTTTATTTCTAGTCGTTCAACTCTACTCAAAGCTTCTGAATAATCTTTAACTGCCTTTTTAAGAAATTCGGTATCAGTGTTAAATCCAGGCAGGAATCGCTTGACCTCATGTACAAACTCCCCTATTACGAGGCCTAAGCTAGCCAAAATTCGGAGCATATTATTTTCATCTATCAATGCCTGTTTAGCTATTTTCTCTTCTTCACGCCCTTCTAATAGCTTTTTATACGCCTCTTTAAACTTCTCCTTTTTTGATTCGGAACCTTCTTGTTTTGAATCATCAGTGCTTTTTTCTTCATAGGCGTCTTTAAGGTCAGCAATAGCACTGTCCACTTTTTCAGTTGGAGACGCTTTGATAAATCCCTTTTGTCCAGCCGTTTGCTTTCTTCCTCTTAAATCTGCGACTTTAAGCACTGCGCTAATAATTGACCTATGAACAAAATTAACCAGTTCTTCAACGGCATCATTTTCAAACAGACCTTCTCTACTTGAGGTTTCATCAAACTTTAGCCCAGAATTATCTGAAACTTCAACAAATCCAAAAAAGTTAATATTTCTATGAGAAGGAATAATGACTCTTTGTCCTGAAGAGTCATCTAAACCTAGCCAATCATTTAGCTTTTCACCGTATGGAAGAACTCTAAATCCATTTCTGTATAACCGTACTCCTCCTCTTTCATTAGCAACTTCTCTTATTAAAGTCATTGACTGCTTTGGAAGCAAATTTGAATCATAGAGAAAATAATAACATTTAAAATGGATTCCTTTTATCAATTCAAATTTTGATTCAGGTAACTCTTTTTCTTTCCCTATCAAAAAAACTTCTTGCGGAAAATTTAACTTATTGCTTTCGAGTGCCCAGCATCCTTGCCCATCAGCAAGAACATACCCTTCAATTTCAGCCAAGGCGTGCTTTAAGAAAGCCTCTTCTTCATCAATAATTTTATTGCCTTCATTATCTCTAAAGTAAGAACTACTAAAGCCTGGGTCTTCTTTATCTTCTTCAGCATCTTTTCGTTCTTTCGAGAGAGGAAAAGGTTGAAGCAGATCAGCCGTATACCTGTAGACTCTTTTAATCATGGCATCTGTCCACCAATCTCTTAAGCCTTCTATAATCAAACTAGTTCCTTCCTCTTTATTCTTTGATACTTGTTCAATTGAATTAGTAATCGAGGACAAGTCTTTGTCCATTTCAAATTTCTCCCAGTCTATTACAATTTTGAGCGCATATTCAGTATCTAAAGTTTGCGTGATGACAGTTAGCTTTGTACCCAGTCTTTGAGTTGCAAACCTTCCTATTCCTTTTCGACCAGCACGAGTTCGACCATATTTAGGAGAAGTTGGATTGTGAATTTTATCTGATGATGACAATCGCATGAAACCATTTACCAATTGATCCATTGTCATACCAACACCGTTGTCCTCTAGGTTCAGTATTCCTCCTTCATCATAAGCCTCCTTGAAAATTA comes from Flavobacteriales bacterium and encodes:
- a CDS encoding sensor histidine kinase: MQEQEVREQLELILKNDPTNYDQIVELSTILASFDKENVRFSVDAGIINRLGKELVGRHETAVSELVKNSYDADATEVKLIFKEAYDEGGILNLEDNGVGMTMDQLVNGFMRLSSSDKIHNPTSPKYGRTRAGRKGIGRFATQRLGTKLTVITQTLDTEYALKIVIDWEKFEMDKDLSSITNSIEQVSKNKEEGTSLIIEGLRDWWTDAMIKRVYRYTADLLQPFPLSKERKDAEEDKEDPGFSSSYFRDNEGNKIIDEEEAFLKHALAEIEGYVLADGQGCWALESNKLNFPQEVFLIGKEKELPESKFELIKGIHFKCYYFLYDSNLLPKQSMTLIREVANERGGVRLYRNGFRVLPYGEKLNDWLGLDDSSGQRVIIPSHRNINFFGFVEVSDNSGLKFDETSSREGLFENDAVEELVNFVHRSIISAVLKVADLRGRKQTAGQKGFIKASPTEKVDSAIADLKDAYEEKSTDDSKQEGSESKKEKFKEAYKKLLEGREEEKIAKQALIDENNMLRILASLGLVIGEFVHEVKRFLPGFNTDTEFLKKAVKDYSEALSRVERLEINLKSFTTYTSYFDKAISRNVLRELEPIEIKDAVNDFLDVIGNELVRSGIVLEKPIYEGFDLYTTPMHPSEWASILFNFYTNSKKAIRRKGVSGVIGIRCAEEKGNIIVEFYDNGDGIVKGKEEEIFSAFNTISSVSDHGSSDSETLVGTGLGLKIIRDIIESYGGEVFVSSPKKGFSTTMRIEIPKNQEVEDNE